Below is a window of Leuconostoc gasicomitatum LMG 18811 DNA.
GAATTTGCGGTACCGTATCAAATTTGACAGGTGTGTCAGCCAAAATAGCAGCTGGAATGAGTGCAACTGTTGAATTTTTTGCGCCACCGATTGTGACCTCACCATGGAGGCGTTTGCCACCGTGTACAATTATTTTAGCCATGAATTTTCCTTGTAAAAGTTATAGTCCAAATTCAATTATACCGTGAAATTAGACTAAACTCAAATTAAATTAGAAAACAACTCAACGTACTTCCACATTAAGTTGCTTTACTAAGGCATCTGTTACGCGCTCAAAGTCTGAGTTAACCTCTGCTTCAACTAATGTCTCATCATTATCTTGATAAGTTAAACTATATGCCAATGATCGTTTACCATGCGGTAAATTGTCGCCTGTATAAACATCAAACAACGTGATATCAACTAGTTTACTGCCCGCAGCACCACGAATAACTGTCTCAATCACTGCATGTTGAACTGATTCGTCCACCAACAAAGCTGCATCACGACTCATTTGAGGAAAACGTGAAATTTTGTTATATTGCACGTCACTTTTAGCCGCAGCCATCACAGCAAATAAGTTCAACTCAAAGCCGAAGACTGCCGCCATTTTTTGTGATTTAGTGAGCAGCGGATGAATTTGACCAACAAAGCCAAGATATACATCTGCCGCATAAATATCCGCTGTTTGACCAGGATGCATGTTGCTATGTCGATCTGTTGCAACATAGCGAACATTTTCAACACCGATTTGATCCAAATAAGCTGACACAATACCTTTAATATCATAGAAATCAACAGCACGTGCCTTTTTTAAATGCTGCCAAGATGATGTTTCATAATTACCAGTCAAAACACCGGCAATATGTTCAATTTCAATCGGTAATTCATCACTATTATCCTTAGCAATAAATACACGTCCTTGCTCATAAAGTGCAATATCATGCACAGAATGATTAATATTGTAAGCAACATCTTCTAGCAAACCTGCTAATAAATTTTGGCGTGCAGTTGTTCGATCAGAACTCATCGGGTAATCTAAAGACACAACTTTTGCTGTACGATCTTCAGCAAATTGTTGCGCTTTCAAAGGTGTTGTCAAAGCATAAGAGATGGCTTGATTTAAACCTAAACTTTCCATAATGTGGCGACTTGCTCTTATTTGTCGTTGTTGCAGTGTCAGTTTCCCAGGTGTTGTAGGACCATAAGGCAGTGTCACCGGCAAATTATCATATCCATACAGTCGTGCAATTTCTTCAATCAGATCTGCTTCTATACTCATATCTGCTCGTCGTGCTGGTAACGTTACATGAAGACTGGCACCATCATTTGTATAATCAAATGCTAATTGTTTGAAAAATAGCGCAATATTCTCTAGCGTTAACTGCGTCCCTAATATTTGATTAACACGTTTAGCGGTTAAGGATAGCACAATGTTATCACGCTTAGTATCAACAGCAGTCACACGTCCACGAGCAACCTGCCCGCCAGCAAGATCATCCACTAAACTGGCCGCATGGTCTAACGCAGTAAATGTGGCATCCCAATTCACGCCACGTTCAAAACGTGCCGATGCTTCCGAATGCAAATTATGTCTACGTGCTGTGGCACGTACCAAACTCGGATTAAAAATAGCCCCCTCTAACACAATATTTTCTGTATTTTCATCAACTTCTGAATTTAACCCGCCCATAACACCAGCTAACATCAAAGCCTCTTCATCCGTTGCAATGACAATGTCTTCACCAGAACGCAAATCACGTTTTTGACCATCTAACGTCACTAATTCTTCGTTTTTTTCGGCGCGACGAATATACAATTTTTGACCATTTAGTTTATCTAAATCAAACGCATGTAACGGTTGTCCATACATCAGCATCATATAGTTAGTAATATCAACTATATTATTGATTGGGCGCATACCAGCATTCCATAATCTTTTTTGCAACCAAAGTGGCGAATCACCAATTTTGACGTGATTAACAACACGTACGGCATATTTAGATGCTAAGCTATCATCGCGAATCATAACAGATACTTGATCGCTTGCTGGCGTTTCATATTCTACCAAATCAAAATCTGGTATCGTCACTGACTGTTTAAGCATGGCTCCAAACTCATAAGCTGTTCCAATCATTGACAACATATCAGCACGATTTGGCGTTAAATCAGTGTCCAAAACAGGCTCTGTCATACCTAAAATGCTTAGCGCATCATCACCAGGATTAAGATGCTCACTATTATTAAATACATATATACCGGTTTCAAAATCTTTTGGGGCAATCTTACTGTCAAATCCTATTTCCTGCAAAGCCACCAACATACCATTAGAATCTTCACCACGCAGCTTGACAGGCTTTAATACGTTTAATTCACCTGTTTCATGATTAATAATGTGTGCCCCAACTTTTGCTAACACTACTAGTTGCCCTTCAGCAACATTTGGCGCCCCAGTAACGACCTTAGTTAATGTTGATTCTCCGATATCTACTTGTGTTATGACCATATGATCTGAATCTGGATGTGGTAAAACGGACACAACTCTTGCAACGACCAGTCCGTCTTGTTGTCTAGCTAAAGTCGTTGTCTCAGAAATTTCAACACTTGTTCGTTCAACACGTTCTGCTAAATCTGCAACCGCATCTGCATTCAAATCAATGCTATTATTTAAATATTCATTTAACCATTTCAAACTCGTTTTCATACTTAATTACCCTTTCGATTGAATTGTGACAAAAACCGGACATCATTTAAGTAGAATTGACGAATATCATCAACACCATATTTCAGCATGGCAAAACGATCTGGTCCTAACCCAAACGCAAACGCTGAGTATTTTTCTGGATCAATGCCGTCCATTCGTAACACATTCGGATGCGTCATGCCAGCTCCTAGTACTTCAATCCATTCAATATCTTCTGGCTTCGTATCGGGTGTGACTTCATTCCATGATACATCCACCTCAACAGAAGGTTCTGTAAACGGAAAATAAGAGGGCCGCATACGAATTTGATGTTTTTCGCCAAATAACGCCTGCATGATAGATAATAAAGTACCCTTTAGATCAGCCATCGTAATATTCTCGCCAACAACCATCCCCTCCACCTGATGAAACTGATGTGAATGTGTCGCATCGTCTGTGTCTCGACGGTAGACTTTTCCTGGTGCAATCATTTTTAAAGGTCCCTTTGAAAAATCATGTTTTTCTAGAGAACGTGACTGCACAGGCGACGTTTGCGTGCGAAGCAATATTTCAGGTGTAATATAAAATGTATCTTGCATATCACGCGCTGGATGATCTTTTGGCAAGTTTTCTCGTTCAAAATTATACTCATCTGTTTCAACTTCTGGTGAATCAACCGTATCGTCAATAATTTCAAAACCCAAGCCTAAAAAATGTTGCTCAATTTCATCAATAATTTGTTGTAACACATGTGGTTGACCAACTTTATGGACACTGCCAGGCAAAGTGACATCTACTGTTTCTGAGGTTAATTGCGCGGCTAATTGCGCGGCTTCTTCGGTCGCTTTCTTTTGAGCTAACATAGCCGTAATTGTTTGACGGACATCATTACCAATTTCACCAACTATTTTACGTTCTGCCGGTAACACGTCTTTCATACCCTTTAATAAAGCAGTTAGTTGACCCTTTTTGCCTAACAAATTGACTCGCAATGATTCAATGTCTGCTCCTGTGGCATTAATGCGTTCAACAGCTTCTGTTTTTAGTGCTGTTAGATCTTCAATCAAACTCATAAATATGTCCTTTCAATTCTAGATTTAATTCTATTTGCTTTTGAACAAATAAACATTAATATCCAGCTAATAAAAACGTCCCATGCTGTCTAAAAGACAACATGGGACGTTAACTACCGTGGTACCACCCAAATTTCTGATTTGCACCAGCTTTAATGACTGTAACATGGCCAAACGTTGACGATTAAGTCAAACACTCCTGACTGAAATTCGTTAGATTCTCAACTATGATACTTTCACCGAAAATATATCACTCGCTTGTGTTAAGAATACAACTACTAGGTCATTCATCGTGCATTTAATTAAAAAATTAATTATTTCTATTGATAACGAGTTATCATTGCGTTATGTCCAGTTGCAACATAGCAAACTGTACACCATTAGTATATCATGCAATACTATCCGTGTCGTTATTTTTTGTTTGCTTCACATTATTATATTTATCAGACCATTCGTGTACAGCTGCCATCATTGGTCTCATTGCTTCACCAGCCGGTGTTAGTTTGTACTCAATTAAACTAGAATCTTCATAAGTTACCCGATTTATCAAGTGTTCCGATTCTAATTCTTTTAATCGCTCAACTAATACGCGGTCAGAACAAACTGGAATAGCGCGTGAAATCTCGAGAAAACGTTTGGGACCGCTAATTAACAATGTCTCAATAATTAAACCATTCCACTTACGCCCGAGAATTTGAAAAGTACTAGTGAAATTCTGACAGAGTAAATCTTCTGTATGTTCTGCTAATTTTGTCATTTTTTATCCTCGAAATTATTATGTGTTAATAATAACATAGAATACTGTCATTAACAAAAAGTAAGCAAATTAAACTAATGTTTTAGCTAAATAGAAGCAACCTAAGATACCAGCGTTGTCCCCATTTGCTACTGGGACAATATAATCATCTAAATCAGGCACTTCAAGATAATCACTCATCTGTTCAGAGAAACTTTCACGAATCAATGGGAACAAAATATCTCGATGTGGTACACCGCCACCCAAAATAATTTTCTCAGGACGTAAAATCATTGTATAGTCCAACGCTGCTTGCGCAATATAATATGCTTCAATTTTCCAAGCAATATCTTCGTCAGGAATTTCTTTAGCACTGATTCCCCAACGTTCTTCAATTGCTGGTCCAGCAGCCAATCCTTCCAGACAGTTATCACCATGGAATGGGCAATGTCCTGCATACTTATCTTCCGGATGTTTTTGTAAGAAAATATGTCCAGCTTCTGGATGGCCATAACCACTTAGAAGATGCCCATTTGAAACAATACCAGCACCAATACCTGTACCAACAGTCAAGTAAACCATATTTTGGACATCTTTTGCTGCACCTGTTTCAAATTCGGCCCAACCAGCACCATTAACATCAGTCGTCCAAAAGAAAGGAATATCACGCCATGCTTTCATACGACCAAGAAAATCATAACCTGACCAGCCACGTTTTGGTGTGTCTAACACATAACCATATGTTTGTGATCCTTTAACAATATCAATAGGTCCAAATGCTGCAATCCCAATGGCATCAATGTTTTCAAATTTATCAAAAAACGCAATCACTTGATCTAATGTTTTCTCACCATCTAGCGTTGGAAACGCAGTACGTTCAACAACGTTATAATTCTCATCCGCAACAGCAACAACAAATTTTGTGCCACCTGCTTCAATTGCTCCTAATAATCCCATGATTTTTCTCTTTTCCTCTGCACTTTTCCAAATTCACATGGCATTTAACTATCGTCGCCACTTATTGGACTAAAGTTAAAACACCGCTAATTAAATGACGATGTGAACTTATATCGCTTTATTTTGAATGAACATGCCTAATGCTCATTTTTAAACATATATAAAGCGCTTACATATCTAGTTTAATCGATTTGAACACTGTATGTCAAGCGCTAAACAGCATTTTTTATGAACTTTATGCTAACCCTTTAATTACAGTTGATCATCTTGACTATAAGCTGTTAAAACAAAATCATAGTAATTAAAAAAACTCCTTAGATAACACACCACAACGCAATGTGTTATCTAAAAGAGGTTCTTTTCACAATCTATTACTTAACAATCTCACAAAATTCAACAATAACAGCATCTGGGCCTTCTATATTAAAGAATTTAATCCCTTTTTCCCAAAAAGCTAAGTGTTGTACTTCAGAATCAATCAACTTAAAGCCTTCTGCTTTTGCTGCAACAAATGCTTTATCAGCGTTTGTTGTATCCATAGAAATGTGGTTAATAGCGCCTGGCTTATCAGCAACTTCATCTTGTTGCCATGTTTCAATCACTAGATTGTCACGTTGCATAAAGATGACATTACCTACCGGAAAATCACCAGTCTTTTTAAAACCTAATTTTGTCCAAAAACTCTCAGCAATTTCTAAGTTTTTTGTTGGGATACCAATATGTTGTACGCCTGAATAATAATCTGAAAATGACATGTGACACTCCTCCTATAATTTAAGTTCATGGCGGCTAAGTAATGTTAGTCTCCGCTCTGTAATCAAATACCTTGATGCTTTAGCCTAGGAAATACAAATTTGTCTCCCCAACCTGTTATACCACCCTGAAATAGGAAGGCAAATATTGTTCCTAACCCATAATTTGAAAAATCAGGTAGCATAAAAATAGCAATAATACCAATGATTGTTGGCGGAATATAAGATGCCCACATAGCTTTTGCTGCAGAGCCCTTGAAATATTTAAATCGTAGAATCTGCATCAAATCATCTGCTGGATGCAATATCAAATTGACACGTTGATAAATTGATATTGCCAATGCAATCATAATGACACCAATAAAATTCAAAGCAGTGTAACCTATCGTCATAGAAATACCATGTGCATCTGGTAGTACTTCTGAAAACATATTAGCAAAAAAACTAATCAATAGTGAAAAAGGTACCATGAAAGCAACATTTCCAACAAATTTGCGCCAATTAAAGTGGCCCTGTAAAAAAACATTTAAAATAGCTGTCAATACACCTACAACAAAGAATATCCAACCCAAACTGGCACTATTCCCACCAAAGGCTGCTTTATTGAACCCTGCCTGTGCAGCAGTCCAATACGCTGACCCTAAGAAAGTTGGATGAATTTTTTGACTGGTAACAACCGTTAGAACATTACCAGCCGCGTTGATTATCAAAGAGAAGACAAAATATGATAAGGAAGCGCCAATCGTAAGCGTACGACCTGAATTACTGGTCGCTTTAATTGTTACGTTTTTAGCGGTCATATTTTTATGCCTCTTCTCCGCCAACCTTCACAACAGCTTTTGAAACAACGCCAAGCTTACCATTCACGAAGTCATCAACAGTCTTGTAATCTAATTCATGAGACATAAGAGATTCTACATCCAATTTTCCAGATGATAGCAAAGCTAATGAATCTTCAAACGCATTTGGATTGATAAATGATCCTTGAATTGTCAATTGCTTTTGGAAAATTTCATAAGTATTCATTTCAAATTTAGCATCAGGTCCACCAACACCAAACATCAAAACTTGTCCACCACGAGCGGCTGCTTCAATAGCGGCTTCCTGTGTTTGTGGCATACCAACAGCTTCAATGACAACATCATATTCTGCGTCAGGAATCTTGTCACCCTTCATTGTGTTATATATGTTTTTAGCCCCGAACTTTTCTTTGTTCATCGCAAGCTTTTCATCAACAATACCAGCCAAATCAACTTGGTGAATACCGTATGCTTGCAAAAGTTGAACAAATAATTCGCCCATGAAACCGTCACCAATAACCAAAGCTTTTTGGTAAGGTGTTACTTTGAGCAATTGAATACCGTGAACAGCACATGAGATAGGTTCAACAACAGCTGCTGACTTTAATGATACATTATCAGGAATTGGATAAACAACTGAGGCTGGTGCTGTAAAGTATTCTTCAAAACCACCATCACGTGTCACACCAACAGCTGATAAGTTTTCACACAATTCTGGACGTCCTGTACGGCAGAATTTGCATTGTCCACAATAAATGTTAGGGTCTACTGTGACGCGATCACCAACTTTAACATTTGTAACTGCTGATCCGATTTCAGCAACAACACCTGAATTTTCGTGTCCCAAAACAATAGGGGGTACAGCAGGTGCTGAACCAGGCAAACCAGCATACAAAGCATGATCTGTGCCACAGATACCTGCAAACGCTGTATGGATTTTAACCTCGTTTGGTTTTACTTCTGGTTGTTGTAGATCTTGTAACTCTAATGATTTGATGCCTGTTAGTACCAATGCTTCCATGATAATTCTCCTTTTTCTATTTGTGATTACTGTAACTTACATGGACAATAATAAACCTTACATTTTTATTTGTCAAGCGTTAACCGATTTAAAATATACTAAAAAATACGTTGAAAAACAGTGTATAATAGGCTATATAAACTCAAAAATGAAAATGAAGAGAATACTCTCTTTGCCCTTGGAGGCCTATAAAATGGTTGCAAAATTAAATGACGTCGCTGAACTAGCTGGCGTTTCTGTTACAACAGTATCTCGTGTTATTAATAATTATGGTTCTCTTAGCAAAAAAACAATTGATAAAGTTCATGCTGCAATGCGCGAATTGCGCTATCAACCGAATGCGATGGCACGTTCACTTCAAGGAAAGTCATCACAATTTATCGGATTAATTTTTCCAAATATTCAAAACCCCTTTTTTACAGCTTTAACTAATGAAATCGAGCAACTGCTGTTTGAAAAAGGCTACAAAGTTATTATTGCCACTAGTGCTAATAATATTGAAAAAGAGCAACAATATCTCCAAATGTTAGCTGCAAACCAAGTTGAAGGCATTATCACATCCTCACATAATCTAGACATTGCAACCTATAAGGATACTTTCTTACCAATTGTGTCATATGATCGTTATTTATCAGACAATATTCCAATCGTATCTGAAGATAATTACCGTGGTGGCTATCTACTTGGTGAGTACCTTGTATCAAAAGGTGCTAAAAAATTACTCATGTTGTCTGATGACGATCACTCTAACTCACCAACAACCAAACGCTATCAAGGCTTTTCAGATGCCGTAAGTGAACATAGTCATTTAACAACTCAAAATCGTAGTTCCAACATTATTTCAACAAAAGATGATATTGAAATGATTGTCAATTATGTCGTTGCTGAAGATATTGATGGTATATTCGCCTATAATGATATTATGGCTATTCAATTGCAAAATGCGCTAAGAGATGCAAACATTCGTGTGCCAGAAGATGTTATTGTCGTTGGTTACGATGGTTCGCCAATTGTGCAATTACTCCACCCAGACTTACCTACAATTATTCAACCAATCCAACAAGCAGCTCAACGTCTAATTGATACCTTATTTCATGAAATTGATAACCAAGTATCTACCGAGTTTAGTATGTTACCAGTGACATTATATGTACCAAAATAAAAGCATTTCCTAAGATAAAGCGGCAGGTTGAGATCATATTAATCTCAGCCTGCCGCTTTTTTATCTTTTTTAATTCACTTGATAACGTGGTGCTTGACCATTTAGTACACGCACAACTTCTTCTGCTGCAGTTAATCCAACTGTATCAAAAGCCTCACGTGACTTTGCTGCAACATGTGGTGTAACAAAAACATTAGGCAAGGACAGTAGTTCATTATCCTCACTAATTGGTTCAACAGCTACAACATCTAAACCAGCACCAGCAATTTCTCCAGACTTCAGCGCATTAATCAGCGCTAGTTCATCAATAACTGTTCCTCTACCAATATTGACTAATACCGCATTTGATTTCATTTTCTTGAAAACGGCCATATCAATCATATTGTTGGTTTCAGATGTTGCGGGTAGTGCCAATACTACAAAATCAGACTGCGTATAAATTTCTTCAAGTGACGCCATACGGCCATTTTTAACCACTTTATTATGCCGAGCATATGCCAATACTTTAACGTTAAAACCTGTCAACAATTGATCAATTTTTTGACCTATTGCACCAAATCCAATTATTCCAACAGTTTTATTCGTGACTTCTTGGCCTATCTGTATGTTGTTAACATCTTCAGTAATACTCAGGCGTTGTTGATAAAATGAACGTCCAGCCATTAGCATATGCATAATAGCAGTTTCAGCTACAGCCGTTGCGTTTGCTCCCGGCGTGTTTGTCACAATAATATTATGTGCATTGGCATCATCTAAGTTTACATTATCATAGCCAACACCATAACGTGCAATCAC
It encodes the following:
- a CDS encoding ROK family protein, with amino-acid sequence MGLLGAIEAGGTKFVVAVADENYNVVERTAFPTLDGEKTLDQVIAFFDKFENIDAIGIAAFGPIDIVKGSQTYGYVLDTPKRGWSGYDFLGRMKAWRDIPFFWTTDVNGAGWAEFETGAAKDVQNMVYLTVGTGIGAGIVSNGHLLSGYGHPEAGHIFLQKHPEDKYAGHCPFHGDNCLEGLAAGPAIEERWGISAKEIPDEDIAWKIEAYYIAQAALDYTMILRPEKIILGGGVPHRDILFPLIRESFSEQMSDYLEVPDLDDYIVPVANGDNAGILGCFYLAKTLV
- a CDS encoding winged helix-turn-helix transcriptional regulator, with amino-acid sequence MTKLAEHTEDLLCQNFTSTFQILGRKWNGLIIETLLISGPKRFLEISRAIPVCSDRVLVERLKELESEHLINRVTYEDSSLIEYKLTPAGEAMRPMMAAVHEWSDKYNNVKQTKNNDTDSIA
- a CDS encoding VOC family protein, which translates into the protein MSFSDYYSGVQHIGIPTKNLEIAESFWTKLGFKKTGDFPVGNVIFMQRDNLVIETWQQDEVADKPGAINHISMDTTNADKAFVAAKAEGFKLIDSEVQHLAFWEKGIKFFNIEGPDAVIVEFCEIVK
- the pheS gene encoding phenylalanine--tRNA ligase subunit alpha — encoded protein: MSLIEDLTALKTEAVERINATGADIESLRVNLLGKKGQLTALLKGMKDVLPAERKIVGEIGNDVRQTITAMLAQKKATEEAAQLAAQLTSETVDVTLPGSVHKVGQPHVLQQIIDEIEQHFLGLGFEIIDDTVDSPEVETDEYNFERENLPKDHPARDMQDTFYITPEILLRTQTSPVQSRSLEKHDFSKGPLKMIAPGKVYRRDTDDATHSHQFHQVEGMVVGENITMADLKGTLLSIMQALFGEKHQIRMRPSYFPFTEPSVEVDVSWNEVTPDTKPEDIEWIEVLGAGMTHPNVLRMDGIDPEKYSAFAFGLGPDRFAMLKYGVDDIRQFYLNDVRFLSQFNRKGN
- a CDS encoding zinc-dependent alcohol dehydrogenase family protein; this encodes MEALVLTGIKSLELQDLQQPEVKPNEVKIHTAFAGICGTDHALYAGLPGSAPAVPPIVLGHENSGVVAEIGSAVTNVKVGDRVTVDPNIYCGQCKFCRTGRPELCENLSAVGVTRDGGFEEYFTAPASVVYPIPDNVSLKSAAVVEPISCAVHGIQLLKVTPYQKALVIGDGFMGELFVQLLQAYGIHQVDLAGIVDEKLAMNKEKFGAKNIYNTMKGDKIPDAEYDVVIEAVGMPQTQEAAIEAAARGGQVLMFGVGGPDAKFEMNTYEIFQKQLTIQGSFINPNAFEDSLALLSSGKLDVESLMSHELDYKTVDDFVNGKLGVVSKAVVKVGGEEA
- a CDS encoding phosphoglycerate dehydrogenase; the encoded protein is MKKVLVFDEIAETAITYLKANGIEVISNKQNDDNDLIAHSDADGMILMMHPVSEKIMSQMPNLKVIARYGVGYDNVNLDDANAHNIIVTNTPGANATAVAETAIMHMLMAGRSFYQQRLSITEDVNNIQIGQEVTNKTVGIIGFGAIGQKIDQLLTGFNVKVLAYARHNKVVKNGRMASLEEIYTQSDFVVLALPATSETNNMIDMAVFKKMKSNAVLVNIGRGTVIDELALINALKSGEIAGAGLDVVAVEPISEDNELLSLPNVFVTPHVAAKSREAFDTVGLTAAEEVVRVLNGQAPRYQVN
- a CDS encoding LacI family DNA-binding transcriptional regulator, whose amino-acid sequence is MVAKLNDVAELAGVSVTTVSRVINNYGSLSKKTIDKVHAAMRELRYQPNAMARSLQGKSSQFIGLIFPNIQNPFFTALTNEIEQLLFEKGYKVIIATSANNIEKEQQYLQMLAANQVEGIITSSHNLDIATYKDTFLPIVSYDRYLSDNIPIVSEDNYRGGYLLGEYLVSKGAKKLLMLSDDDHSNSPTTKRYQGFSDAVSEHSHLTTQNRSSNIISTKDDIEMIVNYVVAEDIDGIFAYNDIMAIQLQNALRDANIRVPEDVIVVGYDGSPIVQLLHPDLPTIIQPIQQAAQRLIDTLFHEIDNQVSTEFSMLPVTLYVPK
- the pheT gene encoding phenylalanine--tRNA ligase subunit beta produces the protein MKTSLKWLNEYLNNSIDLNADAVADLAERVERTSVEISETTTLARQQDGLVVARVVSVLPHPDSDHMVITQVDIGESTLTKVVTGAPNVAEGQLVVLAKVGAHIINHETGELNVLKPVKLRGEDSNGMLVALQEIGFDSKIAPKDFETGIYVFNNSEHLNPGDDALSILGMTEPVLDTDLTPNRADMLSMIGTAYEFGAMLKQSVTIPDFDLVEYETPASDQVSVMIRDDSLASKYAVRVVNHVKIGDSPLWLQKRLWNAGMRPINNIVDITNYMMLMYGQPLHAFDLDKLNGQKLYIRRAEKNEELVTLDGQKRDLRSGEDIVIATDEEALMLAGVMGGLNSEVDENTENIVLEGAIFNPSLVRATARRHNLHSEASARFERGVNWDATFTALDHAASLVDDLAGGQVARGRVTAVDTKRDNIVLSLTAKRVNQILGTQLTLENIALFFKQLAFDYTNDGASLHVTLPARRADMSIEADLIEEIARLYGYDNLPVTLPYGPTTPGKLTLQQRQIRASRHIMESLGLNQAISYALTTPLKAQQFAEDRTAKVVSLDYPMSSDRTTARQNLLAGLLEDVAYNINHSVHDIALYEQGRVFIAKDNSDELPIEIEHIAGVLTGNYETSSWQHLKKARAVDFYDIKGIVSAYLDQIGVENVRYVATDRHSNMHPGQTADIYAADVYLGFVGQIHPLLTKSQKMAAVFGFELNLFAVMAAAKSDVQYNKISRFPQMSRDAALLVDESVQHAVIETVIRGAAGSKLVDITLFDVYTGDNLPHGKRSLAYSLTYQDNDETLVEAEVNSDFERVTDALVKQLNVEVR